A single window of Nicotiana tomentosiformis chromosome 1, ASM39032v3, whole genome shotgun sequence DNA harbors:
- the LOC138906802 gene encoding uncharacterized protein, with product MQGMRNQINMSYNDLCMFPDIHLFTGFKMPKFNLYDGRGDLVAHMRDYCSEMRSVSGKDELLTAYFSESLSVAALEWYTHQDVSKWYAWEDMAQDFVRHFQYNIDIIPDRSSLSKMEKKPKESFREFGLRWREQAARFSPPIDEEEMIKLFIQAQGPTYFSHLITALGKPFNNVVKMGEMVEEGIKSGKIMRYSALKGTIEDIQNISLSLGGRKRNRKDVVEPRQRQDLVDVPAQRFQP from the coding sequence atgcaagggatGAGAAATCAGATTAACATGTCTTACAATGACTTGTGTATGTTTCCTGATATTCATCTATTCACGGGGTTTAAAATGCCAAAGTTTAACTTGTATGACGGGCGTGGAGATCTAGTGGCCCATATGAGGGATTATTGCAGTGAAATGAGAAGTGTTAGCGGGAAAGATGAGTTGTTGACGGCGTATTTCAGTGAGAGCTTGAGTGTGGCAGCTTTGGAATGGTATACTCATCAAGATGTCAGTAAATGGTATGCATGGGAagacatggctcaagattttgttcgacactttcagtacaatatagatATTATCCCAGACCGCTCATCCCTATCTAAGATGGAAAAGAAACCCAAGGAAAGTTTTAGGGAGTTTGGgctcagatggagagaacaagctgcTCGGTTCAGTCCCCCGATTGATGAAGAAGAAATGATTAAGCTTTTTATACAAGCTCAGGGACCCACCTACTTCAGTCATTTGATCACAGCTTTAGGTAAGCCTTTCAATAATGTGGTAAAAATGGGGGAGAtggtagaagaaggaatcaagtcaGGCAAAATCATGAGATATTCTGCATTAAAAGGTACTATAGAAGACATTCAGAATATCTCACTAAGTTTGGGGGGaagaaagagaaatagaaaagatGTTGTTGAACCCCGCCAGCGACAAGATCTAGTGGACGTTCCTGCTCAACGCTTTCAGCCTTAA